One window of Polynucleobacter sp. HIN5 genomic DNA carries:
- a CDS encoding peptidylprolyl isomerase — MSTSVMAQNAAIVNGKPIPKAQLDRLIKNSGQSATDPKIREQGRELLITRELIIQESDKRGVSQKDDVKDQIEQARLGVLVAALFDDYIDKGGITEEDYKTAYDSIKGQFGGKEYKVRHILVEKEADAKALIAKIKAGAKFGDLAKANSKDPGSAPEGGELGWVSDKALVPEFSKVMTSLQKGQMTDKPVKTQFGWHIIQLEDVRDVKIPPMAEIKEQLKSMLMQDQAWQKAKFSEMMKKIREKARIE, encoded by the coding sequence ATGAGCACCTCTGTAATGGCTCAAAATGCAGCAATTGTGAACGGCAAGCCCATCCCCAAAGCACAGCTTGATCGCCTCATTAAAAATTCCGGCCAGTCCGCAACCGATCCAAAGATTCGTGAGCAAGGCCGTGAACTCCTCATTACCCGTGAACTGATTATTCAGGAATCGGATAAGCGTGGTGTTAGTCAAAAAGATGATGTGAAGGATCAAATCGAGCAAGCACGCTTGGGTGTATTGGTGGCAGCCCTATTTGATGATTACATTGATAAAGGTGGCATTACCGAAGAAGATTACAAAACGGCATACGACTCGATTAAGGGTCAATTTGGTGGTAAAGAATATAAAGTGCGTCACATCTTGGTAGAAAAAGAAGCGGATGCCAAAGCTCTCATTGCCAAGATTAAAGCCGGTGCAAAGTTTGGGGATCTGGCGAAGGCCAACTCTAAAGATCCGGGCTCTGCTCCTGAAGGTGGAGAGCTTGGTTGGGTGAGTGATAAGGCCTTAGTTCCTGAGTTTTCTAAGGTAATGACCTCTTTGCAAAAAGGTCAGATGACCGATAAGCCAGTGAAGACTCAATTTGGCTGGCATATTATTCAGCTCGAAGATGTGCGCGATGTGAAGATACCTCCGATGGCTGAAATCAAAGAACAATTGAAATCCATGTTGATGCAAGATCAGGCTTGGCAAAAGGCTAAGTTCTCTGAAATGATGAAAAAGATTCGCGAAAAAGCTCGGATTGAGTAA
- the gloA gene encoding lactoylglutathione lyase yields MILHTMLRVGDIARSVDFYTHVLGMNLLRTTNREEQKYSLAFVGFGRGNEDGQAEIELTYNYGVATYDHGTAYGHIAIAVPDVYKACEDIAAAGGTITRPAGPVQGGKTLIAFITDPDGYKIELIQR; encoded by the coding sequence ATGATCTTACACACCATGCTGCGAGTGGGCGACATTGCCCGCTCGGTTGATTTCTATACCCACGTATTGGGCATGAACCTATTGCGCACAACCAATCGCGAGGAGCAAAAGTACTCCCTCGCCTTTGTGGGTTTTGGACGCGGCAATGAGGATGGGCAGGCAGAAATTGAGCTCACCTACAACTATGGGGTAGCGACCTATGACCATGGCACTGCCTATGGTCATATCGCCATTGCGGTCCCCGATGTTTACAAGGCATGCGAGGACATTGCTGCTGCTGGAGGAACGATTACTCGTCCTGCTGGCCCAGTTCAGGGTGGCAAAACATTAATTGCCTTCATCACCGACCCCGATGGATACAAGATCGAGCTGATTCAGCGTTGA
- a CDS encoding GNAT family N-acetyltransferase, whose product MQAKYEVRVLNQTLDVPRQAWDSILPPSAGPFMRHSFLSLLEKSSCVSAETGWKPSHLALYEAGGESLLGALPLYLKTHSYGEYVFDWSWAEAYTQAGLPYFPKALSAIPFTPVTSSRLLARSPEHQEALITGLKQLVGELSLSSAHILFPVEEEAKLLREAGFLKRESVQFHWHNQGYRDFEGFLSTLTMKRRKNIKRERKQVQSAGITFEHLPGESMTEEDVLFFYRCYRNTYQNHYSTPYLNQLFFQEWVQQMPRNLHLIVAKHEGRAIASALLVVDREQSKAYGRYWGCVEQHPCLHFETAFYQAIDYCIREGIQTLEGGAQGEHKMARGFMPTTVSSYHHLGDPRFAAAVARFLERECQGIGQYLDELAEHSPLRHDPNSSSLGRIELDALK is encoded by the coding sequence ATGCAAGCTAAGTATGAGGTTCGGGTTCTAAATCAAACTTTGGATGTCCCTCGGCAGGCATGGGACTCAATCCTGCCGCCCTCGGCCGGCCCCTTCATGCGGCACTCATTTCTGAGTCTTTTAGAGAAATCCAGCTGCGTGAGTGCAGAAACGGGATGGAAGCCATCGCATCTGGCGCTTTATGAAGCTGGTGGAGAATCGCTTCTTGGCGCATTACCTCTTTACCTTAAAACCCACTCCTATGGAGAATATGTCTTTGATTGGTCCTGGGCCGAGGCCTATACCCAAGCAGGGCTGCCCTACTTTCCCAAAGCACTGAGCGCCATCCCCTTTACTCCGGTTACCTCTTCGCGCTTGTTGGCCAGATCACCCGAGCATCAAGAAGCCCTAATCACTGGTTTAAAACAATTGGTTGGCGAGCTAAGCTTATCGTCCGCTCATATTCTTTTTCCCGTTGAGGAGGAGGCAAAGCTTCTTCGGGAAGCGGGATTCTTAAAGCGCGAGTCGGTTCAGTTTCATTGGCATAACCAGGGCTATCGTGATTTCGAGGGCTTTTTATCCACCCTCACCATGAAACGCCGCAAGAACATTAAGCGTGAACGCAAGCAGGTTCAAAGTGCGGGCATTACCTTTGAACACCTTCCTGGAGAATCGATGACCGAGGAAGATGTTCTGTTCTTCTACCGGTGCTATCGCAATACCTATCAGAACCACTACTCTACTCCTTACCTGAATCAACTCTTTTTTCAGGAGTGGGTCCAGCAGATGCCCCGCAATCTTCATCTGATTGTGGCCAAGCATGAAGGCCGTGCAATTGCCAGCGCTCTATTGGTCGTTGATCGTGAACAAAGTAAAGCCTATGGCCGGTATTGGGGGTGCGTGGAGCAACATCCCTGTCTTCATTTTGAGACCGCCTTCTATCAAGCAATTGACTATTGCATCCGCGAAGGAATCCAAACTCTGGAAGGGGGTGCACAAGGTGAACATAAGATGGCACGGGGGTTTATGCCAACAACCGTCTCGTCATACCACCATCTGGGTGATCCACGATTTGCTGCTGCAGTGGCACGATTTCTGGAACGTGAGTGTCAAGGGATTGGTCAATACCTGGATGAGCTGGCTGAACATAGCCCCTTGCGCCATGACCCTAATTCAAGCAGCCTCGGCAGAATTGAACTTGATGCATTAAAGTAA
- a CDS encoding DUF1289 domain-containing protein has translation MSSINSGANSLGIGDSDSDSPCIGICSTLFDEICKGCGRTALEVSNWVFMSPEEKQSVWTRIQAEGTAMRFTREQKS, from the coding sequence ATGAGCTCAATCAATAGTGGTGCTAATTCTTTAGGAATCGGAGATAGCGATTCTGACTCCCCGTGCATTGGGATCTGCTCAACCCTCTTTGATGAAATCTGCAAAGGCTGTGGCCGCACCGCCTTAGAAGTCAGTAACTGGGTCTTTATGAGCCCGGAGGAGAAACAATCTGTCTGGACTCGCATTCAGGCAGAAGGTACTGCCATGCGCTTTACCCGCGAGCAAAAATCTTAA
- a CDS encoding ABC-F family ATPase — protein sequence MLNASNITMQFGAKPLFENISVKFGGGNRYGLIGANGCGKSTFMKILGGELEPSAGNVSLEPNIRLGKLRQDQFAYEDIRVLDVVMMGHAEMWQAAAERDAIYANPDATDEDYMRAAELEAKYAEFGGYTAEARAGELLLGIGIPLEQHNGPMSNIAPGWKLRVLLAQALFSDPDVLLLDEPTNNLDIHSIHWLEEILNQRNSTMIIISHDRHFLNEVCTHMADMDYGTLKVYPGNYDSYMLASTQARAQQMAANAKAKEKMAELQAFVSRFSANASKARQATSRQRQLEKIELIDIKPSSRQNPFIRFETEKKLHNMAVECNALTKKFDRVIFKNFKIAIRPGEKIAIIGQNGAGKTTLLKTMLSKRFDGIAADTGDVKWAENANVGVMPQDTSEYFPKDENLIEWMTQWRKPGDDDQVVRGILGRLLFSGDEIGKSVKVVSGGEKGRMIWGKLMLQKHNVLAMDEPTNHMDMESIESLQIALEKFDGTLIFVSHDREFVSALANRILEIKPDGTINDYSGTYEEYLRSQELAG from the coding sequence GTGTTAAACGCGTCTAATATCACCATGCAGTTTGGGGCAAAACCCCTGTTTGAAAACATCTCCGTCAAGTTTGGTGGCGGTAATCGCTACGGCTTAATTGGCGCCAATGGTTGTGGCAAATCAACCTTTATGAAAATCCTTGGCGGAGAGTTGGAGCCATCGGCTGGCAATGTCAGTCTTGAACCCAATATTCGTCTTGGTAAGTTACGCCAAGATCAATTTGCCTATGAAGATATTCGTGTGCTCGATGTGGTGATGATGGGTCATGCTGAAATGTGGCAGGCCGCGGCAGAGCGCGATGCCATTTATGCCAATCCCGATGCGACCGATGAAGACTATATGCGCGCAGCCGAGCTCGAAGCCAAGTATGCCGAGTTTGGTGGCTACACCGCTGAAGCACGCGCTGGCGAGTTGCTACTTGGCATTGGTATTCCACTCGAACAACACAATGGCCCCATGAGTAATATTGCGCCGGGCTGGAAATTGCGCGTCTTGCTTGCTCAGGCTTTATTCTCAGACCCAGATGTCTTACTGCTTGATGAGCCAACCAATAACTTGGATATTCATTCGATTCATTGGCTCGAAGAAATCCTGAATCAACGCAATAGCACCATGATTATCATTTCGCATGATCGTCATTTCTTAAATGAAGTGTGCACGCATATGGCCGATATGGACTACGGTACGCTGAAGGTCTATCCCGGGAACTACGATTCCTATATGTTGGCATCCACCCAGGCACGGGCTCAGCAAATGGCGGCTAATGCCAAGGCCAAAGAGAAGATGGCTGAACTTCAGGCATTCGTGAGTCGCTTCTCGGCCAATGCCTCAAAGGCTAGACAGGCGACCTCACGCCAGCGCCAACTCGAGAAGATTGAGCTGATTGATATTAAGCCGTCATCGCGCCAAAACCCGTTTATTCGGTTTGAGACCGAGAAGAAGTTACACAATATGGCAGTAGAGTGCAATGCCCTCACTAAAAAATTTGATCGGGTAATTTTCAAGAATTTCAAGATTGCGATTCGTCCCGGCGAGAAGATTGCCATTATTGGTCAGAATGGAGCCGGCAAGACCACCTTACTCAAAACCATGTTGAGTAAACGCTTCGATGGCATTGCTGCAGATACTGGGGATGTGAAGTGGGCTGAGAATGCCAATGTAGGTGTGATGCCGCAAGATACCAGTGAATACTTTCCTAAGGATGAGAACCTGATTGAGTGGATGACTCAATGGCGCAAACCAGGCGATGACGATCAGGTTGTACGTGGCATTCTAGGGCGTCTCTTGTTCTCAGGGGATGAGATTGGTAAATCGGTGAAGGTGGTTTCGGGTGGCGAGAAGGGACGCATGATTTGGGGTAAGTTGATGCTTCAAAAGCATAACGTGCTTGCAATGGATGAGCCGACCAATCATATGGATATGGAATCGATTGAGAGTTTACAAATCGCTCTCGAGAAATTTGATGGCACTCTGATTTTTGTCTCCCATGACCGCGAGTTTGTCTCGGCGCTAGCGAACCGAATTCTGGAGATCAAGCCGGACGGCACGATCAATGATTATTCAGGAACGTATGAGGAGTATTTGCGCAGCCAGGAGTTGGCGGGTTAA
- a CDS encoding gamma-glutamyltransferase family protein, with product MSSPFNWHNPYPTVRMPVFGRNICSTSHPYAAQAGLKMMQQGGNAIDAAIAAAAALMIVEPVSNGLGSDCFAIVWDGHELHGLNASGVSPADWSIDYFAKKYGRDTHGMTNRPMRGWDSVTVPGAIAGWEALHQRFGALPLADILQPAIEIAERGHAVAPIVAHKWAAAVKELSPQPGFAKAFMPNGRAPHTGEIFHFHAAARALKQIAQKGIRDFYEGEIAKSIIEFAQEHQAALKASDLANYQPDWVGTISTRVQGYDVHEIPPNGQGIGALMAMGILENHDLSKYPVDGIDSQHLQIEAMKLAFADIYRYVADPRSMEVSSEQMLNPKYLAKRAGEIDLQRATQFTFGMPNTGGTIYLSAADEEGRMISFIQSNYMGFGSGVVEPNWGISFQNRGYGFSSDPQSPNVVAGNKRPFHTIIPAFLTKEVNGKTVPQMSFGVMGGDMQPQGHLQTLLRMLVYQQQPQAACDAPRWKVNRDFSLDVEANMDPQTVKGLIERGHILKKVDDPYMDFGSGQFIWRLSDQIGDGYVAASDSRRDGLAAAF from the coding sequence ATGAGCTCACCGTTTAATTGGCACAACCCATATCCCACTGTACGGATGCCCGTTTTTGGCCGCAATATTTGCTCAACCTCCCATCCCTATGCCGCTCAAGCAGGATTGAAGATGATGCAGCAGGGGGGTAACGCAATTGACGCTGCTATTGCTGCCGCAGCGGCCTTAATGATCGTTGAGCCAGTTTCGAATGGTTTAGGTAGTGATTGTTTTGCCATCGTTTGGGATGGGCATGAACTACATGGTTTAAATGCCTCAGGGGTCTCACCAGCCGACTGGAGTATTGACTACTTTGCCAAGAAGTATGGTCGTGATACACACGGCATGACCAATCGCCCCATGCGAGGGTGGGATAGTGTGACCGTGCCGGGCGCCATTGCTGGCTGGGAGGCGCTTCATCAGCGCTTTGGAGCCTTGCCTTTGGCTGATATCCTGCAGCCCGCCATTGAGATTGCAGAGCGCGGGCATGCGGTCGCACCAATCGTGGCGCATAAGTGGGCTGCCGCTGTGAAGGAGCTTAGCCCCCAGCCAGGTTTTGCGAAGGCATTCATGCCAAATGGTCGAGCACCACACACGGGTGAGATCTTTCATTTTCATGCAGCCGCCCGAGCATTGAAGCAAATTGCCCAAAAGGGCATCCGCGATTTTTATGAAGGTGAGATTGCCAAATCAATCATTGAATTTGCTCAGGAGCACCAAGCGGCATTGAAGGCCAGTGATTTAGCCAACTATCAGCCAGACTGGGTTGGCACCATCTCAACACGGGTGCAGGGCTATGACGTGCATGAGATACCCCCAAATGGCCAGGGGATTGGCGCCCTAATGGCGATGGGGATCTTAGAGAACCATGATCTATCAAAGTATCCAGTAGACGGTATCGATAGTCAGCATTTGCAAATCGAGGCCATGAAATTAGCCTTCGCAGATATTTATCGCTATGTAGCGGATCCACGCTCGATGGAGGTCAGCTCCGAACAAATGCTCAATCCCAAGTACCTTGCCAAGCGAGCAGGAGAAATTGATTTGCAACGCGCTACCCAATTTACCTTTGGCATGCCCAATACGGGAGGCACTATTTATTTAAGTGCCGCCGATGAAGAGGGGCGCATGATCTCGTTTATTCAAAGTAATTACATGGGTTTTGGTTCAGGAGTGGTGGAACCGAATTGGGGAATTAGTTTTCAGAATCGGGGATATGGATTTTCATCCGACCCTCAATCACCCAATGTGGTGGCAGGCAATAAGCGACCATTTCATACGATCATTCCGGCATTCTTAACTAAAGAAGTGAATGGTAAAACCGTTCCCCAAATGAGTTTTGGGGTGATGGGTGGCGATATGCAGCCGCAAGGGCATTTACAAACACTTTTGCGCATGTTGGTCTATCAACAGCAGCCTCAAGCTGCGTGTGATGCACCACGCTGGAAGGTGAATCGAGATTTCAGTCTGGATGTGGAAGCCAATATGGACCCCCAAACAGTTAAGGGCCTCATCGAACGGGGGCATATTCTGAAAAAGGTCGATGATCCGTATATGGATTTTGGTTCTGGCCAATTTATCTGGCGCCTATCCGATCAAATTGGCGATGGCTATGTCGCAGCGAGCGATAGCCGTCGGGATGGGCTTGCAGCCGCATTTTAA
- a CDS encoding protein-methionine-sulfoxide reductase heme-binding subunit MsrQ has protein sequence MVAIAQIKRWVFVVALIPLARLFVLAYAGQLGANPVEFITRSTGTWTITFLCITLAMSPMHWLTAWSGWIQMRRMLGLFTFFYAFLHFTIWYWLDHNLDFQEMFADVIERPFITVGFVAFVCMSLLAITSNRASMHWLGRRWSSLHRLIYLIAILGVLHYFWHKAGKNDFQTVYIYAGIILVLLVVRIPVIREQLRRIKTRS, from the coding sequence ATGGTTGCAATCGCGCAGATTAAGCGCTGGGTCTTTGTTGTAGCGCTGATTCCGCTTGCCCGTTTATTTGTGCTTGCCTATGCTGGACAGCTGGGTGCTAATCCTGTCGAGTTCATTACTCGTTCAACTGGTACCTGGACCATTACCTTTTTGTGCATCACCTTGGCCATGAGTCCAATGCATTGGTTAACCGCGTGGTCGGGGTGGATCCAAATGCGACGGATGCTCGGGCTATTTACATTCTTCTATGCATTCTTACACTTCACGATTTGGTATTGGCTGGATCACAATCTTGATTTCCAAGAGATGTTTGCAGACGTGATTGAACGCCCATTCATTACAGTAGGGTTTGTTGCCTTTGTTTGTATGAGTCTATTAGCAATCACTTCGAACCGAGCGTCGATGCACTGGCTGGGGCGCCGCTGGAGCAGCCTGCATCGCCTTATTTATTTGATTGCCATCCTTGGAGTGCTGCATTACTTTTGGCATAAGGCAGGTAAAAATGATTTTCAGACCGTTTACATCTATGCTGGGATAATCTTGGTATTGTTAGTGGTGCGGATTCCCGTTATCCGCGAACAACTTCGAAGAATAAAGACACGATCATGA
- the msrP gene encoding protein-methionine-sulfoxide reductase catalytic subunit MsrP gives MIFKDPRIHPSQITPRAIVENRRQWLKTIALGSAAMGMGSWLERDAFAKTTAPREKLPAKLNEQYSTRETQTSYEDATTYNNFYEFGMDKDDPAKFADRLQTRPWTVSIEGMVKKPVTLDIDALLKLAPMEERVYRLRCVEGWSMVIPWNGYALSHLLNRVEPLGSAKYVEFISLADPKQMPGLKRPVLDWPYREGLRMDEAMNPLTLLTFGMYGELLPKQNGAPIRLIVPWKYGFKSSKSLVTIRLTEKQPLTSWSASAPREYGFYSNVNPAVSHPRWSQATERRIDGRGIFAPKIKTEPFNGYGDYVAKLYAGMDLRKFY, from the coding sequence ATGATATTTAAGGACCCAAGAATTCATCCCAGTCAAATCACTCCACGCGCGATTGTTGAGAACCGTCGTCAATGGCTAAAAACCATTGCCCTGGGAAGCGCAGCAATGGGCATGGGATCCTGGCTTGAGCGCGATGCCTTTGCTAAAACGACAGCACCGCGCGAGAAGCTTCCAGCAAAGCTTAATGAACAGTACTCCACCCGCGAGACCCAAACCTCGTATGAGGATGCAACTACCTACAATAATTTCTATGAGTTTGGAATGGATAAGGATGATCCTGCTAAGTTTGCCGATCGTCTGCAAACCAGACCCTGGACCGTATCAATCGAGGGGATGGTAAAAAAACCGGTCACACTCGATATTGATGCACTACTGAAGTTGGCACCCATGGAAGAGCGCGTTTATCGACTGCGCTGCGTGGAAGGTTGGTCGATGGTGATTCCATGGAATGGCTATGCCTTATCGCATCTTCTCAATCGAGTAGAGCCTCTAGGATCAGCGAAGTATGTCGAGTTCATTAGCCTGGCTGACCCAAAACAAATGCCTGGATTAAAGCGACCCGTACTCGATTGGCCCTATCGTGAGGGTCTACGAATGGATGAGGCCATGAACCCATTAACTCTTCTTACATTTGGGATGTATGGCGAGTTATTGCCCAAACAAAATGGTGCGCCCATTCGTCTGATTGTGCCCTGGAAGTATGGCTTTAAGAGTTCCAAATCATTGGTCACCATTCGCTTGACCGAGAAACAACCGCTCACCAGTTGGAGTGCATCAGCCCCAAGAGAGTATGGTTTTTATTCGAACGTTAATCCAGCTGTGAGTCATCCACGTTGGAGCCAAGCCACCGAGCGTCGCATTGATGGTCGGGGGATCTTTGCGCCTAAGATTAAAACCGAGCCCTTTAATGGCTATGGCGATTATGTTGCCAAGCTTTATGCAGGGATGGATTTGCGTAAGTTTTACTAA
- a CDS encoding queuosine precursor transporter, with product MRRQYRYYDLILGAFVAVLLCSNFIGAGKAATVELPYFGYVIFGAGILFFPISYFFSDILTEVYGYAYDRRAVWAGFTALGFAAIMALIVIALPVAPGSYMANYQHGLETVFGNSWRIALASMLAFWCGSFTNSYVLAKMKIWTQGKYLWTRTIGSTAVGELVDSSLFYFLAFYAIWPTHEIIQIAIAQYILKTSWEILATPLTYAVVGYLKRKENEDYYDINTNFTPFQLKVDR from the coding sequence ATGCGTCGCCAGTATCGCTATTACGACCTTATTCTGGGGGCATTTGTCGCCGTACTACTTTGCTCAAATTTCATTGGGGCTGGTAAGGCCGCCACAGTTGAGCTGCCTTATTTTGGTTATGTCATCTTTGGCGCCGGGATCCTATTTTTCCCCATCTCCTACTTCTTTAGCGACATTCTGACTGAGGTCTACGGCTATGCCTATGATCGCCGTGCAGTATGGGCTGGATTTACTGCCCTCGGTTTTGCTGCCATCATGGCCTTGATCGTGATTGCGCTACCGGTGGCGCCAGGATCGTATATGGCGAATTATCAACACGGTCTAGAGACTGTCTTTGGTAATTCTTGGCGGATTGCATTAGCCTCCATGCTGGCATTTTGGTGCGGCAGCTTTACCAATAGTTATGTACTCGCCAAGATGAAGATCTGGACCCAAGGGAAGTATTTATGGACCCGCACGATTGGCTCAACCGCAGTCGGTGAGTTAGTGGATTCTTCATTATTCTATTTCTTGGCCTTTTATGCCATTTGGCCTACGCATGAGATTATTCAGATAGCGATTGCTCAATACATTCTCAAAACCTCGTGGGAGATTTTGGCAACCCCATTAACCTATGCGGTGGTGGGATACTTAAAGCGCAAAGAGAATGAAGATTATTACGACATCAATACGAATTTCACACCATTTCAGTTAAAGGTAGATCGATGA
- a CDS encoding acyl-CoA dehydrogenase, whose translation MSKPQFHWEDPLLLQDQLTTEERMIADAAREYAQGKLAPRVHEAFRSETTDPAIFREMGELGLLGITIPEEYGGANLNYVSYGLIAREIERVDSGYRSMMSVQSSLVMVPIYEFGSEAQKQKYLPKLATGEWIGCFGLTEPNYGSDAGGMITRAKKVPGGFSLTGSKMWISNSPIADVFVVWAKNDEDQIRGFILEKGMKGLSAPKITGKQGLRASITGEIVMDEVFVPAENEFPEITGLKGPFTCLNSARYGISWGVLGAAEFCWHAARQYTLDRKQFGRPLAANQLVQKKLADMQTEITLALQGVLRLGRMKDEGTAAPEITSIMKRNSCGKSLDIARMARDMLGGNGISDEYGVIRHMLNLEVVNTYEGTHDIHALILGRAQTGIQAFS comes from the coding sequence ATGAGTAAGCCGCAGTTTCATTGGGAAGACCCCCTCCTCTTGCAAGACCAATTGACCACCGAGGAGCGCATGATTGCTGATGCGGCCCGTGAGTATGCCCAGGGAAAGCTGGCCCCACGAGTACATGAGGCCTTTCGTTCCGAAACAACCGATCCCGCCATCTTTCGGGAAATGGGCGAATTGGGCCTTCTTGGAATTACCATCCCAGAAGAATACGGCGGCGCCAACCTCAATTACGTATCCTATGGCCTCATTGCTCGTGAAATTGAACGGGTTGACTCTGGCTACCGCTCCATGATGAGTGTGCAGTCCTCACTAGTCATGGTCCCCATTTATGAATTCGGTAGCGAGGCTCAAAAGCAAAAGTATCTCCCCAAATTAGCCACTGGTGAATGGATCGGATGTTTTGGTCTCACAGAACCCAATTACGGTTCCGATGCCGGCGGCATGATCACGCGTGCCAAGAAAGTTCCTGGTGGATTCTCGCTCACAGGCTCGAAGATGTGGATCTCCAACTCCCCCATCGCCGATGTGTTTGTAGTCTGGGCCAAGAACGATGAGGATCAGATTCGGGGCTTTATCCTTGAAAAAGGGATGAAGGGCTTGAGTGCTCCGAAGATTACAGGCAAGCAGGGTTTGCGTGCCTCAATCACGGGAGAGATCGTGATGGATGAAGTGTTCGTACCAGCCGAAAATGAGTTCCCAGAAATTACGGGTCTGAAGGGCCCCTTCACTTGCCTGAACTCAGCACGTTATGGGATCTCGTGGGGCGTACTCGGTGCTGCGGAATTTTGTTGGCACGCAGCACGCCAATACACCTTGGATCGTAAACAGTTTGGCAGACCATTAGCAGCCAATCAGCTCGTCCAGAAGAAATTAGCTGATATGCAAACCGAGATTACCTTAGCACTGCAAGGCGTTCTCCGATTGGGTCGCATGAAGGATGAAGGAACCGCCGCCCCTGAGATTACCTCCATCATGAAGCGCAACTCCTGTGGCAAATCACTTGATATTGCACGCATGGCGCGCGATATGTTGGGGGGCAATGGCATCTCGGACGAGTATGGCGTAATCCGTCATATGCTTAATCTGGAGGTCGTTAATACCTACGAAGGCACCCACGATATTCACGCCCTCATTTTGGGTCGAGCCCAAACCGGTATCCAGGCGTTTAGCTAG
- the mnmH gene encoding tRNA 2-selenouridine(34) synthase MnmH has protein sequence MSSALLSPEVLGQDLDQFDCIIDARSPAEYALDHIPGAINCPVLNNEERATVGTLYKQESPFAAKKLGAALVAKNIASHLQEHFIHQPREWRPLVYCWRGGERSGAFAHILQRIGWKAQQLQGGYQGYRRQVIADLERWAPLAKFTVICGMTGSGKTRLLQALSGHAQVLDLEGLAAHRGSVLGGLPNQAQPSQKMFESRLWNALRQFKFNQTIYVESESKKVGCLHIPDAMMDQIRQGDCLEIKADRLVRVDVLMEEYAHLLTDHDGLRHLLGLLTQRYGKEQITKWQQLAAEGLHPVLVEELLIKHYDPAYQDSIARNFSQYQKARTLTVKSAQQTSYLELAQQLL, from the coding sequence TTGAGTTCAGCATTACTCTCGCCCGAGGTATTGGGTCAGGATTTAGATCAATTTGATTGCATCATCGATGCGCGCTCTCCTGCTGAGTACGCACTTGATCATATTCCAGGTGCGATCAATTGCCCGGTATTAAATAATGAGGAACGTGCTACTGTTGGCACCCTCTACAAGCAAGAATCTCCTTTTGCAGCGAAGAAATTAGGTGCGGCTCTAGTTGCTAAAAATATCGCCAGTCATTTGCAAGAACATTTTATTCATCAGCCGCGGGAATGGCGACCCTTGGTTTATTGCTGGCGAGGCGGTGAGCGCAGCGGTGCCTTTGCCCATATTTTGCAACGCATCGGCTGGAAGGCCCAGCAGTTGCAAGGTGGCTATCAAGGGTATCGGCGCCAAGTGATTGCTGATCTGGAGCGATGGGCACCGCTCGCAAAGTTCACTGTCATTTGTGGCATGACGGGTAGCGGTAAGACTCGCTTGTTGCAAGCCTTAAGTGGTCATGCTCAAGTTCTGGATCTCGAGGGCCTCGCAGCCCATCGCGGTTCAGTACTTGGAGGCTTGCCCAATCAGGCACAACCCAGTCAAAAAATGTTTGAGAGTCGTTTGTGGAATGCGCTGCGGCAATTCAAGTTTAATCAAACGATTTATGTGGAGTCAGAGAGTAAGAAGGTAGGTTGCCTACATATTCCAGATGCTATGATGGATCAAATTCGGCAGGGGGATTGCCTTGAAATAAAGGCCGATCGCTTGGTACGGGTCGATGTTCTGATGGAAGAATACGCCCATCTCTTAACGGATCATGATGGACTGCGGCATTTGCTCGGCCTCTTGACGCAACGCTATGGTAAGGAACAAATTACCAAATGGCAGCAACTGGCCGCTGAGGGGCTCCACCCAGTTTTGGTTGAGGAGTTACTGATCAAGCACTACGACCCAGCGTATCAGGACTCGATTGCTCGCAACTTCAGCCAATATCAAAAGGCCCGTACTTTAACGGTCAAAAGTGCGCAGCAGACGAGCTATCTCGAATTAGCGCAGCAACTTCTGTAA